The following are from one region of the Epinephelus fuscoguttatus linkage group LG11, E.fuscoguttatus.final_Chr_v1 genome:
- the ccn2a gene encoding CCN family member 2a → MSAGMKKMLLLPFLCAMLSYMAAGQECSNQCSCPSTPPQCAPGVSLVLDGCGCCRVCAKQMGELCADKDVCDPHKGLYCDYGAPSNRHIGVCTAREGATCVFGGMIYKSGETFQSSCKYQCTCLDGAVGCVPLCSMDIRLPSPDCPMPRRVKVPGKCCEEWACDSPNRHSFMGSALAAYREEETYGPDLSMMRENCLVQTTEWSACSKTCGLGISTRVTNDNRECRLEKQTRLCMVRPCESQLEQSIRKGKKCIRTPRLSKPMKFEISGCTTTKSYRPKFCGVCLDGRCCTPHRTTTLPMEFKCPDGQVMKKHMMFIKSCACHHNCPGENDIFESMYYKKMMGDMA, encoded by the exons ATGTCTGCTGGAATGAAGAAAATGCTTTTGCTGCCTTTCCTGTGCGCCATGCTCTCATACATG gCTGCAGGTCAGGAGTGCAGCAACCAGTGTTCGTGCCCCTCCACTCCCCCTCAGTGCGCCCCAGGAGTGAGCCTAGTGCTGGACGGCTGCGGCTGCTGCAGGGTGTGCGCCAAGCAGATGGGGGAGCTCTGTGCTGATAAAGACGTCTGCGACCCACACAAAGGCCTCTACTGTGACTACGGAGCCCCCAGCAACAGACACATTGGAGTGTGCACAG CTCGGGAGGGAGCCACCTGTGTGTTCGGAGGCATGATTTACAAGAGCGGAGAGACTTTCCAGAGCAGCTGCAAGTACCAGTGTACCTGTCTGGATGGAGCTGTGGGTTGTGTCCCTCTTTGCTCCATGGACATCAGGCTGCCCAGCCCAGACTGCCCCATGCCGAGACGTGTCAAGGTGCCAGGGAAATGCTGCGAGGAGTGGGCGTGTGATTCTCCCAACAGACACAGCTTCATGGGCTCTGCTTTGGCTG CctacagagaggaagagacctatGGCCCTGATCTCTCCATGATGAGGGAGAACTGCCTGGTTCAGACTACTGAATGGAGCGCCTGCTCTAAGACTTGCGGCCTTGGGATCTCCACCAGGGTCACCAATGATAACCGTGAATGCCGCCTGGAGAAACAGACCCGGTTGTGTATGGTGCGACCATGCGAGTCCCAGCTGGAGCAGAGCATCAGG AAAGGCAAAAAGTGCATCCGCACTCCCAGACTCTCCAAGCCCATGAAGTTCGAGATCTCCGGCTGCACCACCACCAAGTCCTACAGGCCAAAGTTCTGCGGCGTCTGCTTGGATGGCCGCTGCTGCACCCCCCACAGAACCACCACCCTGCCCATGGAGTTCAAATGCCCTGACGGACAGGTCATGAAGAAGCACATGATGTTCATCAAGTCCTGCGCCTGCCACCACAACTGCCCCGGCGAGAACGACATCTTCGAGTCCATGTATTACAAGAAGATGATGGGAGACATGGCGTGA